The DNA window CCATTTACCTGATGGTACAAGCGTTTGCTGATAAATCTGTCTGCTCTTATGCTTTGGTAGATCAATATGTTGCAAGCCATCCGACAGATCGTTGGCTTCACCGTAATCGAAATCTAAGTGAGAAGTGGCTTTTTCTTTTTGTGACAAAATGCACTTGGCTCGATTTTGTACACCGTCGATTTGCCATTCAACCTGAGTGGGCCGTGCATCCAGATCTAAGTCCGTTGGCGCTGTTTGAGCTAAAAGGTCAGTATCGTTCTGTAGTCGTTGAACGGTGAACTGTTCTTGTAGGTACTGGGCTATTTCGCCACTTGGCTCTCCAGCAGAGTGTGCGAAAAGAGAGGGGCTCAGCAGCATAGCGCTGAGCGAGAGATGGAAACGTTTGGGTAGCATTGAATCAGAATCGACACTGGAAATAACATCCAAACATCATAAAGACGAATTAAACACTGTTCAATTATGCTTTTGTATTGATTTGTATGGCCCCAGTAAAAACCGGGGCGAGCTTACAATGGGATCTGCCCGGTGGTGATGGTGTCAGTGTCGGCGTCGACCAACTCTTCAATATAGCTTTCAACCACTTGTTCTACTGAGTCATCGTCTTGACGGAAGTAGGCAATATGAAAGATGGCATCGCCTTCATTCACCAGAGGTAGCGTTTGTTGGCCAATCACAATCCCGCCTTTCGGTGCTAGCAGCTCAACTTCATCATGACCAAGGGGAGAGCTGATGTAGGCGAGTGTTTCTCCTTTCTCTACCTTGGCACCGAGGTTGACCACAGTGCGCAGAATGCCGTTGCCCGAAGCGCGTACCCAACTGGTTGATTTGGCAATCACCGGATCAGGGAAGCGTTTACGGCTGGCGCGCAGCATGCCAATGGACTGCATCACCCGTTTGACACCATGCACACCGGCGCTGATAGAAAGCGGATCAAAACGTAGCGCTTCACCTGCTTCATAGGTTAAGACCGGAATTTGACACTTTTCTGCTTCCGAGCGAAGGGAACCATCGCGCAGCGCAGAATCGACGATCACGGGGGCTGCAAAAGCTTTGGCGATCTTCAGTGTCTCAGGATTGCTGAGATTGGCTCGGATCTGCGGCAGGTTGGTACGGTGAATCGCCCCTGTATGCAGATCGATAATATAGTCCGCTCTGAGCGCTATATTGTTGAAAAACGTATGGGCCATACGTGATGCCAGCGCCCCTTTTTCACTGCCCGGAAAACAGCGATTAAGATCGCGCCTGTCTGGTAAATAGCGTGATTTGTGAATGAAACCAAAGACGTTGACGATCGGCACGGCAATTACAGTGCCACGGATTTTTTGTGGATCTAAGCTGTTGATGAGCTGGCGAACAATTTCCACCCCATTGAGTTTCGTCGCCGTGAATGGCCGCGTTGACCATGATAACCGGTCCCGCATAGCGGCCGTTGATCACTTCAATAGGAATCGACAGAGGTGAGTGCGTGTAGAGCTGAGCCGCATCTAACTCAATCTCTTCTCTCTGCCCCGGTTTAATCTTATGCCCCAAAATCTCAAATATCTTATTTTTCTTATTGCGAACCATAGTACTTCCTGCCTTTTTTATTCCACTGACTCTAACACGCAACCTATATCAAACCATTCGACCTTATTAAGATTACGATAAAAACTGCTAATCGTTGATTTCCTTTTTCCTGATTTTTGTCGAAAAGCGGTTAATGGAGCTTACATGGAATTTTCTTGGTTAATCCCTAAGGATTAAATATATATCATTGTTATATAAGAAATATATTTTTTACATTGCTCTACGAGCATGAGATTTTCTTACTTTGATGAAGGTTTTTACATGCGCTAATATGCGCCCCCAATTTCTGTTCTTCAAATGACAACTCGAGGTAAATATGAAAAAGACGATCACTAAAGTGGTGGCATTGTCAGTAGCAGCAATGGCATTGTCTGGCTGTGTAGGTAGCAATGCAGTAACGGGTTACGTTATGGGGTTCAATTTAAAAGCTGTTGATAATCGTTATGCTCGTGGTGGTCTAAATATGTTGTTGGCACCAGTGTACGGTTTGGCTGTTGCAGCCGATTACATCGTGTTCAACTCCCTTGAATTCTGGACGGGTAAAAACCCACTCAATGGTAAGCCTCATATTTTTGATACAAAAATGGATACCTACATCGATGTTAATCACCAGTTGGATGACTCGCTAAAAACAGCTCCGATTGCTCCATTGACAAAGCACCGCTCGATTGAGCAAGGCACGATGCAGCCAATCGATGAGAATACGGTACAAATGGACATCACTTACAATAACGGTGAAAAAGCGACGTTGACAGGCATTCGTGATGGAGAATCTGTGACTTACTACATCAATGGTAAGATGGTTGCGCAAACATCTATGGATGAGTTAGCGGCTTACGCTCGAAGTTGAGTTTGTTCTTAGCCAGCAAATAACCAACGGGCGTTAGGTTCTCGCCCGTTGGTTTGCGTTTTATGCTTTCTCTGGAATGGCTTCTAGTAAAGCAACCATTTGATCCCAGTAAAGTTGGACGGTATCAATCTTCACTTTCTCATCGGGTGAATGAGGGAACTTAATCGTTGGACCGAAAGAAACCATGTCCATGTGAGGGTAAGGTTTTTTAAACAGACCACATTCCA is part of the Vibrio cidicii genome and encodes:
- a CDS encoding DUF3332 domain-containing protein; its protein translation is MKKTITKVVALSVAAMALSGCVGSNAVTGYVMGFNLKAVDNRYARGGLNMLLAPVYGLAVAADYIVFNSLEFWTGKNPLNGKPHIFDTKMDTYIDVNHQLDDSLKTAPIAPLTKHRSIEQGTMQPIDENTVQMDITYNNGEKATLTGIRDGESVTYYINGKMVAQTSMDELAAYARS